In a single window of the Serratia quinivorans genome:
- a CDS encoding putative minor fimbrial subunit StfF, with translation MNKKYAIFALLAAVSTLSVTLPIQAIEILFNGRLVQAPACEINDGRAIDVNFGERVGVSKVDGVNYLQTIDYRVTCQPGATTLELGLSVVGPPTAFDGAALQTNVADLGIRLLQNGQPLQVNHRIVIDPKNPPHLQAVPVKKAGVGLPEGVFEVTATLLADYQ, from the coding sequence ATAAAAAATACGCGATATTCGCCTTGCTGGCTGCCGTATCGACTTTATCGGTAACGCTGCCCATTCAGGCGATAGAGATACTTTTTAACGGTCGTTTAGTTCAGGCCCCAGCCTGTGAGATCAACGATGGCCGCGCGATTGACGTTAATTTTGGCGAGCGGGTGGGGGTCAGCAAGGTGGATGGCGTCAATTATTTGCAAACCATTGATTATCGGGTCACCTGCCAGCCGGGGGCGACCACCCTGGAGTTGGGCCTAAGCGTCGTTGGGCCGCCAACGGCTTTTGACGGTGCGGCATTGCAAACCAATGTGGCTGATTTGGGTATTCGGCTGCTGCAAAATGGGCAACCGTTGCAGGTGAATCATCGCATCGTTATCGATCCAAAGAACCCGCCGCACTTGCAGGCGGTGCCGGTAAAAAAGGCCGGCGTTGGGTTGCCGGAGGGCGTATTTGAAGTGACGGCAACGCTCTTGGCCGACTATCAATAG
- the mrpA_3 gene encoding Major MR/P fimbria protein precursor — MRIIRNLSPSLLAGWMIAVSIQLAAAASNNLKLHGALVAEPCTLQPGDESIELDFGTLVDKYLYKNQRTHSKTIQLRLADCDTSLGKTVKVSFGGAESVALPGLLALDVGSQAQGVAVGFETPQGQPLPLNRWSQDSTLTSGNNIVAMQAYVQAEPAAIANKTLQLGTFSAVATFALYYE; from the coding sequence ATGCGGATCATCAGAAACCTGTCCCCCAGCCTGCTGGCCGGCTGGATGATTGCTGTGAGCATACAGCTTGCTGCTGCGGCAAGTAATAACCTGAAACTGCACGGCGCCCTGGTGGCGGAGCCCTGCACGTTACAACCTGGGGATGAAAGTATCGAACTGGATTTTGGCACTCTGGTGGATAAATATTTATATAAAAATCAGCGAACGCACAGCAAGACTATTCAGTTACGGCTGGCGGATTGTGACACCAGCTTGGGCAAAACGGTGAAGGTCAGTTTCGGTGGTGCTGAAAGTGTGGCATTACCCGGCCTGTTGGCGCTGGACGTCGGCAGCCAGGCACAGGGCGTCGCTGTCGGTTTTGAAACGCCGCAGGGCCAACCGCTGCCGTTAAACCGCTGGAGTCAGGACAGCACATTGACCAGCGGCAATAATATTGTCGCCATGCAGGCCTATGTACAGGCCGAACCTGCCGCTATAGCCAATAAAACTCTTCAACTGGGGACATTTTCTGCAGTGGCGACTTTTGCATTGTACTATGAGTGA
- a CDS encoding Lipid A core - O-antigen ligase and related enzymes, whose protein sequence is MHLYLPNMGGMGLALPQNILGWSMMALLSLMIWLGILFNQRKIITTPTTKLFFVALMLLAVPLLYTRPEWREAALWRWAGLFAGWVFYFSWLQAELSPRARYWLLCTILLAVTAQAFMALAQLFGFGGWVPYPLIAGRPYGVFQQVNLLASFMATGLALALTLFLLPGFNLRARCHEKWRLGVLCLLLTVLPALLVWLHSRIGWLSGGAVALLFIAAYAKKYPQRSGVAAFLMLLGLVTGMVVAWSGQVGAVSHAGSDSARGIMLNATLAMIAEKPLAGWGYGGFEYSFQHFRAALGESTLGVGVATHPHNEILLWWVEGGGLGLIGMLLFLLAGLRLAGKAWRRYSQRADSPDRGVALALCFALLPIALHTQTEYPFYLSTLHWIIFLLLLALLDRQAAVVHERNALSGVGRRALVILAPIGSLIALIVMLVGLPGGLTLTRAEQSQFTDMHAAEAMPPAVRWLHAERWAFDQQVYALLLFNQTQDEKLLSAYALWANEYLKKHIDRNIYVTLYLILKHQGKDIPADNLRREAIVFFPDDSRFK, encoded by the coding sequence ATGCACCTTTACCTGCCCAATATGGGAGGGATGGGTTTAGCACTGCCGCAAAATATTCTCGGCTGGAGCATGATGGCACTGCTTAGCCTGATGATCTGGTTGGGCATTTTGTTCAACCAACGGAAAATCATAACCACACCGACGACAAAATTATTTTTTGTCGCCCTGATGCTGTTGGCTGTTCCATTGCTTTATACCCGTCCTGAATGGCGGGAGGCAGCGCTTTGGCGTTGGGCAGGGTTATTCGCCGGATGGGTTTTCTATTTTTCGTGGCTGCAAGCTGAGCTATCACCACGAGCGCGTTATTGGCTGCTTTGCACCATTTTGCTGGCGGTGACGGCACAGGCATTCATGGCATTAGCGCAGCTGTTTGGCTTTGGAGGCTGGGTCCCGTATCCGCTGATTGCCGGTCGCCCTTATGGAGTATTCCAGCAGGTGAATCTGTTGGCCAGTTTTATGGCTACCGGGCTGGCGTTGGCGCTGACGTTGTTTTTATTGCCCGGTTTTAACCTGCGGGCGCGGTGCCATGAAAAGTGGCGACTGGGCGTATTGTGCCTGCTATTGACGGTTCTTCCTGCCTTGCTGGTTTGGTTGCATTCGCGTATAGGCTGGTTGAGCGGCGGTGCGGTTGCCCTGTTGTTCATTGCGGCATATGCCAAGAAATACCCGCAGCGCAGCGGTGTTGCGGCGTTCCTGATGTTGCTTGGTCTGGTGACGGGCATGGTGGTGGCCTGGAGTGGTCAGGTTGGCGCGGTGAGTCATGCGGGATCAGACAGCGCGCGCGGCATCATGTTGAACGCGACGTTGGCGATGATCGCAGAAAAACCGTTGGCCGGATGGGGGTATGGCGGTTTTGAGTACAGTTTCCAGCACTTTCGCGCCGCATTAGGGGAATCGACACTGGGGGTGGGGGTGGCTACTCATCCCCATAACGAAATTTTGTTGTGGTGGGTTGAAGGGGGTGGGCTTGGGCTGATTGGCATGTTGCTGTTTTTGCTTGCCGGGTTGCGGTTGGCGGGTAAAGCCTGGCGACGTTACAGCCAGCGGGCTGACTCGCCTGACCGAGGTGTGGCGCTGGCGCTTTGTTTTGCCTTGTTGCCGATAGCTTTACATACCCAGACTGAGTATCCGTTTTATTTATCGACGCTGCATTGGATCATTTTCCTGCTGCTGTTGGCGCTGTTGGATCGTCAGGCCGCTGTAGTTCATGAGCGTAACGCGTTAAGCGGGGTTGGCCGGAGAGCTCTCGTTATTCTGGCGCCGATCGGATCTCTGATCGCCCTGATCGTGATGCTGGTCGGGTTACCGGGCGGGCTTACGCTAACGCGCGCAGAACAGAGCCAATTTACTGATATGCATGCCGCAGAGGCTATGCCACCTGCTGTTCGTTGGCTCCATGCGGAACGTTGGGCATTTGACCAACAGGTCTACGCGCTGCTGTTATTCAATCAAACGCAGGATGAAAAGCTTTTGTCCGCTTATGCGCTTTGGGCTAATGAGTATTTGAAGAAACATATTGATAGAAATATCTATGTCACTTTGTATTTGATATTGAAGCATCAGGGGAAAGATATTCCGGCGGATAATTTACGCCGGGAAGCCATAGTATTTTTCCCGGACGACAGTAGGTTTAAATAA
- a CDS encoding fimbriae regulatory protein FimW, whose protein sequence is MERSIRISIIDTNRHFGEGLKYALLEYFQVKGRALEILPGDVEQPSADLVFVARSEAGGRAYCDRMPIESDSRSLYISIEKTTRDGVPRKNVCSREAGTLERRASIEDLFHLLDVALRRIASISMATGACVFCIGKRLSGREKEVIFYLRLGVNQTQAAKYMQLSVKTVHTYKQSVMRKLDFRGRNELFSWLLKV, encoded by the coding sequence GTGGAGAGATCCATAAGAATATCAATCATAGATACTAACCGCCATTTCGGTGAGGGGTTAAAATATGCTTTGCTGGAATATTTTCAGGTAAAGGGAAGGGCTCTTGAGATCCTGCCCGGAGACGTTGAACAGCCCTCTGCCGATCTGGTTTTTGTGGCGCGATCGGAAGCCGGGGGCAGGGCTTATTGTGATCGGATGCCGATAGAGTCAGATTCCCGGTCGCTGTATATTTCCATAGAAAAAACAACGCGTGATGGGGTACCGAGAAAAAATGTATGTTCCAGAGAGGCGGGGACGTTGGAGAGGCGTGCCAGTATCGAGGACCTATTTCATCTGCTCGACGTGGCTCTAAGGCGCATAGCATCAATCAGTATGGCAACAGGGGCCTGTGTGTTTTGCATCGGCAAAAGGCTCAGTGGCAGAGAGAAAGAGGTCATTTTTTATCTGCGGTTAGGGGTTAATCAAACGCAAGCAGCGAAGTATATGCAGCTGAGTGTTAAAACGGTGCATACCTATAAACAGTCGGTGATGCGTAAACTTGATTTCAGAGGCAGAAATGAACTTTTTAGTTGGTTATTGAAAGTTTGA
- the gor gene encoding Glutathione reductase, with product MTKHYDYLAIGGGSGGIASINRAAMYGQKCALIEAKELGGTCVNVGCVPKKVMWHAAQIAEAIHMYGPDYGFDTTVNAFDWKKLVANRTAYIDRIHNSYDNVLGKNKVDVIKGFARFIDAHTVEVNGEKITADHILIATGGRPSHPDIPGAEYGIDSDGFFELDAMPKRVAVVGAGYIAVEIAGVMNALGAETHLFVRKHAPLRSFDPMIVETLVEVMNTEGPSLHTESVPKAIVKNADGSLTLQLENGKEFTVDSLVWAIGREPATDNLNLAVTGVKTNENGYIDVDKYQNTNVKGIYAVGDNTGAVELTPVAVAAGRRLSERLFNNKPEEHLDYSNIATVVFSHPPIGTIGLTEPEAIEKFGADSVKVYKSSFTAMYSAVTQHRQPCRMKLVCVGKEEKIVGLHGIGFGMDEILQGFAVAIKMGATKKDFDNTVAIHPTAAEEFVTMR from the coding sequence ATGACCAAACATTACGATTATCTAGCAATTGGCGGCGGCAGCGGCGGCATCGCATCGATCAACCGGGCAGCCATGTATGGCCAGAAATGCGCACTGATTGAAGCCAAAGAACTGGGCGGCACCTGCGTCAACGTGGGTTGTGTACCGAAAAAAGTTATGTGGCATGCGGCGCAAATCGCCGAGGCCATTCATATGTACGGCCCGGATTACGGTTTCGATACCACCGTCAACGCCTTTGACTGGAAAAAGCTGGTGGCTAACCGCACCGCCTATATCGACCGCATCCATAATTCCTACGATAACGTGCTGGGCAAAAACAAAGTCGACGTGATCAAAGGCTTTGCGCGCTTTATCGACGCCCACACGGTGGAAGTGAACGGTGAGAAAATCACTGCCGACCATATTCTGATCGCCACCGGCGGACGCCCAAGCCACCCAGATATTCCGGGCGCAGAATACGGCATCGACTCCGACGGTTTCTTCGAGCTGGATGCGATGCCAAAACGCGTTGCGGTGGTCGGCGCAGGCTATATCGCGGTGGAGATCGCCGGCGTGATGAACGCGCTAGGAGCCGAGACGCACCTGTTCGTGCGTAAACACGCGCCGCTGCGCAGCTTCGATCCGATGATTGTCGAAACCCTGGTGGAAGTGATGAACACCGAAGGGCCAAGCCTTCACACCGAATCGGTGCCGAAGGCCATCGTTAAAAACGCCGACGGCAGCCTGACATTGCAGTTGGAAAACGGCAAGGAATTCACCGTCGACAGCCTGGTGTGGGCGATCGGCCGTGAACCGGCGACCGATAACCTGAACCTGGCCGTGACCGGGGTGAAAACCAACGAAAATGGCTATATCGACGTCGATAAATACCAGAACACCAACGTAAAAGGCATTTACGCGGTGGGCGACAACACCGGTGCCGTTGAACTGACCCCGGTTGCCGTGGCCGCAGGCCGCCGTCTGTCCGAGCGTTTGTTTAACAACAAACCAGAAGAACACCTGGATTACAGCAACATCGCCACCGTAGTGTTCAGCCACCCGCCGATCGGCACTATCGGCCTGACCGAACCGGAAGCAATCGAGAAATTCGGCGCGGACAGCGTGAAAGTGTATAAATCTTCATTTACCGCCATGTACAGCGCCGTAACGCAACACCGCCAGCCGTGCCGCATGAAGCTGGTGTGCGTGGGTAAGGAAGAGAAGATTGTTGGCCTGCACGGCATTGGCTTCGGCATGGACGAGATCCTGCAGGGCTTCGCCGTGGCGATTAAAATGGGCGCCACCAAGAAAGACTTCGACAACACCGTCGCGATCCACCCGACCGCAGCGGAAGAGTTCGTTACCATGCGTTGA
- a CDS encoding Protein involved in catabolism of external DNA — protein sequence MLSYRHSFHAGNHADVLKHTVQSLIIESLKEKDKPFLYLDTHSGAGRYQLSGEHAERTGEYLEGIGLLWQRDDLPEELAAYMGVVHHFNRTEKLRYYPGSPLIARQLLRPQDKIHLTELHPSDFPLLRSEFQKDERAKVQRADGYQQLKSQLPPLSRRGLILMDPPYEMKTDYQDVIKGLQEGYKRFATGTYALWYPVVMRQQIKRMLKELEATGIRNILQIELAVKPDSDQRGMTASGMIVINPPWKLEQQMKNVLPWLHKILVPSGHGHHLVNWVVPE from the coding sequence ATGTTAAGTTACCGCCACAGTTTCCACGCCGGCAACCACGCCGACGTGCTCAAGCACACCGTTCAGAGCCTGATCATTGAATCGCTGAAAGAAAAAGACAAACCCTTCCTGTACCTGGATACCCATTCCGGCGCAGGGCGCTATCAGCTGAGCGGTGAGCACGCCGAACGCACCGGGGAATACCTGGAAGGCATAGGTCTGCTGTGGCAACGTGACGATCTGCCGGAAGAACTGGCGGCCTACATGGGTGTAGTGCACCACTTTAACCGTACCGAAAAGCTGCGCTACTACCCTGGCTCACCGCTGATTGCCCGCCAGCTGCTGCGCCCGCAGGATAAAATCCACCTGACCGAGCTGCACCCGAGCGACTTCCCACTGCTGCGCAGCGAATTTCAGAAGGACGAACGTGCCAAGGTGCAACGCGCCGATGGCTACCAACAGTTGAAATCCCAGTTGCCGCCACTGTCACGCCGTGGGCTGATCCTGATGGACCCGCCGTACGAGATGAAGACCGATTATCAGGACGTGATCAAAGGCCTGCAGGAAGGCTACAAGCGCTTTGCCACCGGCACCTACGCGCTGTGGTATCCGGTGGTGATGCGCCAGCAGATCAAACGTATGCTCAAAGAGCTGGAAGCCACCGGCATCCGTAATATTCTGCAGATCGAACTGGCGGTAAAACCCGACAGCGACCAGCGCGGCATGACTGCCTCCGGCATGATCGTGATTAACCCGCCGTGGAAGCTGGAACAACAAATGAAAAACGTGCTGCCATGGCTGCACAAAATATTGGTGCCGTCGGGCCATGGTCACCATTTGGTGAACTGGGTGGTGCCGGAATAA
- a CDS encoding ASCH domain: MTESTILAKYPGASRWQFGDSPALADELLQLVLDGDKTATCGSYVAYQQEKSPMVGDYNVILNGRGEPACVIRTLSLKLTRYCDVTAEMAALEGEGDKSLAFWREGHQAFFTREGTFSPQMWLVFEEFDLVDVL, translated from the coding sequence ATGACCGAATCGACTATTCTGGCTAAGTATCCCGGCGCATCGCGCTGGCAATTCGGCGACAGCCCGGCGCTGGCGGACGAGCTGTTGCAGTTGGTGCTCGACGGCGACAAAACCGCAACCTGTGGTTCCTATGTTGCCTATCAACAAGAGAAATCACCGATGGTCGGGGATTATAACGTGATCCTTAATGGCCGGGGTGAACCCGCCTGTGTCATCAGAACGCTTTCACTGAAGCTGACTCGTTACTGTGATGTCACCGCAGAGATGGCCGCGCTGGAAGGCGAGGGGGATAAGAGCCTGGCCTTCTGGCGTGAGGGACATCAGGCGTTTTTTACCCGAGAAGGCACTTTTTCGCCGCAAATGTGGCTGGTATTTGAAGAGTTTGACCTGGTCGATGTCCTCTAG
- the syrM1_1 gene encoding Symbiotic regulator homolog 1, whose translation MLVTLEALLTERSVTRAAARLNLSQPSVSIQLAKLREIYHDPLLLPGSRGMLPTARALGLLTPLRQTLADLGRLVAPEQPFDPLQAKMTWQLAAADAAEYAILLPMLPELRLAAPHSRLAIREASPKNMSRDLADGVIDLGFLAREEAPAELRHRPLFHENYLLVGRRDHPLLQTPPTLEQFCQLEFVMVSQDGGGFRTLTDTLLEAQGLARRVVMSLPHFLFIPALLAKSDMVAMLPSRMLGELLGSLRTCPVPLELPGYDMVMVWHERSHLDQAHSWLREQVVAALES comes from the coding sequence TTGTTGGTCACGCTGGAAGCGCTGCTCACTGAGCGCAGCGTAACCCGGGCGGCCGCACGCCTTAACCTGAGCCAACCCTCGGTCAGTATCCAGCTCGCCAAACTGCGCGAGATTTACCATGATCCCCTGCTATTGCCCGGCTCACGCGGCATGTTGCCGACGGCACGCGCACTCGGCCTGCTGACGCCGCTGCGCCAGACGCTGGCCGATCTCGGTCGTTTGGTGGCACCGGAACAGCCGTTTGATCCGCTGCAGGCCAAAATGACCTGGCAACTGGCCGCCGCCGACGCGGCCGAATATGCCATCCTGCTGCCGATGCTGCCCGAACTGCGGCTGGCGGCACCCCATTCCCGTCTGGCGATCCGCGAAGCTTCACCCAAAAACATGAGTCGCGATCTGGCGGACGGCGTGATCGACCTGGGTTTTCTGGCCCGTGAAGAGGCGCCCGCCGAGCTACGTCATCGCCCGTTGTTTCACGAGAATTACCTGCTGGTAGGCCGTCGTGACCACCCGTTATTGCAGACACCGCCTACGCTCGAGCAGTTCTGTCAGTTGGAGTTTGTTATGGTTTCACAGGACGGGGGCGGTTTCCGTACCCTGACCGACACGTTGCTGGAAGCACAGGGATTAGCGCGGCGGGTGGTGATGTCGCTGCCGCACTTCCTGTTCATTCCCGCGCTGCTGGCAAAATCCGATATGGTCGCCATGCTGCCTTCACGCATGCTGGGGGAACTGCTCGGCAGTCTGCGCACCTGCCCGGTGCCGCTGGAACTACCCGGCTATGACATGGTGATGGTCTGGCATGAGCGATCGCACCTGGATCAGGCCCATAGCTGGCTGCGCGAGCAGGTGGTTGCCGCCCTGGAGTCATAG
- the nylA gene encoding 6-aminohexanoate-cyclic-dimer hydrolase, producing the protein MKLSEYVSYDALGLAELVQRGEVSAQELQQTAQAAVEAVNPAINAVVEHWTQPLSEGDGPLSGVPFLIKDIAISMAGKLSELGSRLAQGNIATTDSYLMSNIRRAGLVTFGRTTTPEMAFSTTTEAVLYGATRNPWNPDFSAGGSSGGAGAAVAAGIVPVAHATDAAGSIRVPASSNGLFGLKPTRGRVSHGPAMDEVFNGFGVQLGLSRSVRDSAALLDALQHPHPGEPYYTAPPAQSWLSQVTSEPGRLRIGMMTQAWNGGKTDPQIAQATADTGVLLSELGHQVSEVDMAIGVSWQELVFANAQIWCTNLVGWLDGLSQAAGRPISTETLEPETLACYRYGLAARAVDMVAALEVRNRVTRGVAAYFQQYDLLLTPTLPDLPWRIGRYGTGAAEMSGLEWTAHLFDHSPFTPVFNVAGVPAMSVPLAHDAQHNLPIGMQFVAGFGREDLLLQLAGQLERAAPWQQRRPAIWAGNARP; encoded by the coding sequence ATGAAATTGAGCGAGTACGTTAGCTATGATGCGCTGGGGTTGGCCGAACTGGTACAGCGCGGCGAAGTCAGTGCGCAGGAGCTGCAACAGACGGCGCAGGCCGCGGTTGAGGCGGTGAATCCGGCGATTAACGCAGTGGTGGAACATTGGACGCAGCCGTTATCGGAGGGGGATGGCCCACTGTCTGGCGTGCCTTTCCTGATTAAGGATATCGCCATCAGCATGGCCGGTAAGCTCTCGGAACTGGGCAGCCGGTTGGCGCAGGGCAATATTGCCACTACAGACAGTTATCTGATGAGCAATATTCGTCGAGCAGGGCTGGTCACCTTCGGTCGTACTACCACGCCGGAAATGGCGTTCAGCACCACCACCGAAGCGGTGCTTTACGGCGCGACGCGCAATCCCTGGAACCCGGATTTCAGCGCCGGCGGTTCCAGCGGCGGAGCCGGTGCGGCGGTGGCCGCCGGGATCGTGCCTGTCGCTCATGCCACTGACGCCGCCGGTTCGATCCGTGTGCCCGCTTCGTCGAATGGGCTATTTGGTCTCAAACCGACGCGCGGCCGGGTATCGCATGGCCCGGCGATGGATGAAGTGTTCAACGGTTTTGGCGTCCAACTGGGGCTAAGCCGTTCGGTACGTGACAGTGCGGCCTTGCTGGATGCCCTGCAGCATCCACATCCCGGCGAACCCTATTACACCGCGCCTCCGGCACAGAGTTGGCTGTCACAGGTGACGTCAGAACCCGGCCGACTGCGCATCGGCATGATGACTCAGGCGTGGAACGGCGGCAAAACCGATCCGCAAATCGCTCAGGCCACGGCCGACACTGGCGTGCTGCTGAGTGAGTTGGGCCATCAGGTTAGCGAAGTGGATATGGCGATCGGCGTCAGTTGGCAGGAGCTGGTGTTCGCCAATGCGCAAATCTGGTGTACCAATCTGGTCGGTTGGCTAGATGGTTTGAGTCAGGCGGCCGGGCGGCCGATTTCAACCGAAACGCTGGAGCCGGAAACGCTGGCCTGTTACCGCTACGGTTTGGCTGCCAGGGCGGTGGATATGGTCGCTGCGCTTGAGGTGCGTAATCGGGTGACTCGCGGCGTCGCGGCCTATTTTCAGCAGTATGACCTGCTGCTGACCCCGACCCTGCCCGACTTGCCCTGGCGGATTGGCCGTTACGGCACAGGAGCGGCGGAGATGAGCGGCCTGGAGTGGACGGCGCATTTATTCGATCACTCGCCGTTTACGCCGGTCTTTAACGTGGCGGGCGTGCCGGCGATGTCGGTGCCGTTGGCGCATGATGCGCAGCATAACCTGCCGATTGGCATGCAATTCGTCGCCGGTTTTGGCCGTGAAGATTTGCTGCTGCAACTGGCCGGCCAACTGGAGCGGGCGGCACCCTGGCAGCAGCGACGTCCTGCGATTTGGGCGGGAAATGCACGGCCGTAG
- the hit gene encoding HIT domain, with protein sequence MSCIFCEMVAGRVPCHKIWEDDGHMAFLSIYPNTEGFSVVIPKAHYESYAFAVADDVLSELMLATKRVAQLLDRAFDDVGRCGMVFEGFGVDHLHAKLIPMHGTAALEQWQPIESKSTKFFDRYEGYLSSHDAARADDDRLAALAAQIRQSAV encoded by the coding sequence ATGAGCTGCATATTTTGTGAAATGGTGGCAGGCCGGGTGCCGTGCCATAAAATTTGGGAGGACGACGGCCACATGGCGTTCCTTTCAATCTATCCGAATACCGAGGGTTTCAGCGTGGTGATCCCCAAGGCGCACTACGAGAGTTACGCTTTTGCCGTAGCGGACGACGTGCTGAGCGAACTGATGCTGGCGACCAAACGGGTGGCGCAGTTGCTCGACCGGGCGTTTGACGATGTGGGCCGCTGCGGCATGGTGTTCGAAGGCTTTGGCGTCGATCACCTGCACGCCAAACTGATCCCGATGCACGGCACCGCGGCACTGGAACAATGGCAGCCGATTGAGTCGAAATCGACGAAGTTCTTTGACCGCTACGAAGGTTACCTGTCCTCGCACGACGCTGCGCGTGCCGACGACGATCGTCTGGCCGCCCTGGCGGCGCAGATCCGCCAGAGTGCGGTTTAA
- the mdlA gene encoding Mandelate racemase, protein MDKIKQVNLYRAVSPLSRPIADSTHYINEISFVVAEVVLASGVTGEGYLLSFHYSPEAIAGAMKDLQQFAVGYHCWQTGKFLRDVAAEHEYFGHNGLQKWAAATLNVAMWDAWGKTLQQPIWKMLGNTVDRVPVYGSGGWLSYSEAELLEEVLEYQARGLQAVKIKVGSPEVEQDIMRLRKVREAVGPGMKIMMDANQGMTLPDALKLSTQAAEIGIHWFEEPLVHTDFDGYQQLRQKTGIALAMGEREYDMEPLKALIARNALDLWQPDLIRIGGVEPWRESAMLAHAHHLPVLPHYYKDYDVPLLCTIPNPYGAESFDWIDSIIDNPMTIDGGYAFPRSGAGWGFNFNPASLTEIK, encoded by the coding sequence ATGGACAAAATAAAACAGGTCAATCTCTATCGAGCCGTATCGCCTTTATCTCGCCCTATCGCGGATTCCACTCATTACATCAATGAAATTTCCTTTGTGGTTGCCGAAGTGGTGCTGGCCAGTGGCGTCACTGGCGAAGGGTATTTGCTTTCTTTCCACTATTCGCCCGAGGCCATTGCCGGAGCAATGAAAGATCTCCAACAGTTTGCCGTGGGTTATCACTGTTGGCAGACCGGTAAATTCCTGCGGGACGTGGCGGCAGAGCACGAATACTTTGGCCACAACGGTTTGCAGAAGTGGGCGGCGGCAACGCTCAATGTCGCGATGTGGGACGCATGGGGTAAGACCCTGCAACAGCCGATCTGGAAGATGTTGGGCAACACCGTCGATCGCGTGCCGGTGTATGGCAGTGGCGGTTGGTTGTCATACAGCGAGGCCGAACTGCTGGAAGAAGTGCTGGAATACCAGGCGCGTGGCTTGCAGGCCGTGAAGATAAAAGTGGGTTCGCCGGAGGTAGAGCAAGACATCATGCGTTTGCGCAAAGTGCGGGAAGCGGTTGGCCCCGGGATGAAAATCATGATGGATGCCAATCAGGGGATGACCCTGCCGGATGCGCTGAAGTTATCGACGCAGGCGGCAGAAATTGGCATCCACTGGTTCGAAGAACCCTTGGTGCATACCGATTTTGACGGCTATCAGCAGTTGCGCCAGAAAACCGGCATCGCACTGGCAATGGGCGAGCGGGAATATGACATGGAACCGCTCAAGGCCTTGATCGCCCGTAATGCGCTGGATTTATGGCAACCGGATCTGATCCGCATCGGCGGCGTTGAACCCTGGCGTGAGTCGGCGATGCTGGCACATGCCCATCACCTGCCGGTATTACCGCATTACTACAAGGATTATGACGTGCCGCTGCTGTGCACTATCCCCAACCCTTACGGTGCGGAATCTTTCGACTGGATCGACAGCATTATCGATAACCCGATGACCATTGACGGCGGCTACGCTTTTCCGCGCTCGGGTGCAGGCTGGGGCTTTAATTTCAACCCGGCATCTCTGACAGAAATCAAATAG
- the kduD gene encoding 2-dehydro-3-deoxy-D-gluconate 5-dehydrogenase, with protein MKQDVLTQYFSLQGRTGIVTGASSGIGRGIAHLLADAGARVFNFSLEATQTTGIDYALNPGVVDIQVDITDREQLQAAVDRVAADGAIDFLINNAGITKRVRAEQVDEAWWRKIHQINVDAVFFLSQLCFPHLTRSAYIGRIVNISSMAAHLGFSEVVPYCSTKAAVTGMTRGLAVEWAQENIRVNSVAPGWIQTNMTQVVADPQRLERIINRMPLHRYGHPREELGAMVWFLVSEASRYITGQDFAVDGGALSYGF; from the coding sequence ATGAAACAGGACGTTTTAACTCAGTATTTTTCATTACAGGGCCGGACCGGCATTGTTACCGGCGCATCATCCGGTATTGGGCGCGGCATTGCTCATTTGCTGGCAGATGCCGGGGCACGGGTATTCAACTTCAGTCTGGAAGCCACGCAGACTACCGGCATTGATTATGCCTTGAACCCCGGAGTGGTTGATATACAAGTGGATATTACCGATCGCGAACAATTACAGGCCGCAGTCGATAGGGTCGCGGCTGATGGGGCGATCGACTTCCTCATTAACAACGCAGGCATTACCAAGCGTGTGCGCGCCGAACAGGTTGATGAAGCCTGGTGGCGGAAAATTCACCAGATTAACGTTGATGCCGTATTCTTCCTGTCGCAACTTTGTTTCCCGCATTTGACCCGCTCGGCGTATATCGGCCGTATCGTCAATATTTCCTCAATGGCGGCGCATCTGGGTTTTAGCGAGGTGGTGCCCTATTGCTCGACCAAGGCAGCGGTCACTGGCATGACCCGTGGGTTGGCTGTGGAATGGGCGCAGGAAAACATCCGCGTCAATTCGGTGGCGCCGGGTTGGATCCAGACCAATATGACGCAGGTGGTCGCCGATCCGCAGCGGTTGGAACGTATTATTAACCGGATGCCGCTGCACCGTTACGGCCATCCGCGTGAAGAACTGGGTGCCATGGTGTGGTTTTTGGTCAGTGAGGCCTCGCGTTACATCACCGGGCAGGATTTTGCCGTGGACGGGGGGGCGCTGAGCTATGGCTTCTGA